In a genomic window of Myxococcales bacterium:
- a CDS encoding SIR2 family protein, translated as MPEHTIPESLVEAIKAGRAALVVGAGIGVPSWKQLLERMNKELDGRGHEGDKESVKDLDKLLHKGNLVRAVGFLARALGEETCDELVKDTWKTPEETPAIAKAIAELPFRHVWTTFPGDVLEQALIAHRPEGWPESKVVTYQELGGLSRRRRAVVKMLGNFDTYVVTPRSVRRALSRAVDLRDYARELYVEGTLVFVGFRFGDPDLSALLDRVFGMFEPPQNAHYFLGAGMGPVTVDELMAEHHIHVVNLAGKGGDDTAEKSVIDWLEAVRDACTAAGVTLAETRPDADDLDGWLALLGDNDPEARDAVDVIERTARDAKDGDRIVEVLLGRLELAEEPTAKAALLREVATVYEQLSGDLKHAFEALTGAIHLDPADDAVVAEAERLAAATGGWTDLVSEASELTTELTDPALASRWWTRLGVWYGLKLDRADYALPSLRRALELDVTNLGAHHALAEHLRRQQKWAELADALGATIEHEAADAAKLDLYIQLGDLLESQLVQTAKAVEAYEAAAALGDGATPGLDDALAALERLYRKDEKWARLAKVLERRAEALDDTGQDGRATAVRHELATLRAEKLGDLEGAITRYEAALAKDGADRDALKALVDLYDKTGRSDDYLRTLERLAKVAPEGERLASLRKVAAELEDKDGAADRAIAAYQAILDLDAGADDAYRGLGRMLRAAARWYDLTALLERHVAAAKNPVQRIELYQEAAVVFEQELDDPHRAIEAYLNALAIDDSSRAALIALPRLYKRTEAWEKAVATLTRHAELEGNRGAALWAEAGALALSEQDDRESAERYLDKALAIDGDHLGALRSLAEVDEAKGSWSSALDHLLRAEAVAPQRTDRIDLLGRAAEICDQRLEDPARALGLLERVLKLDPDHVAAGEKVADRLVAAERWDDALPVLEMLARRSEGGDRLERGRRQAQLGTAYEHLHRTEKAARHYRLAVDADPDNLAAALGLAGTLLTEAQAAEGSATEGSEERWKEVDKRYREILARFRTGLADGEVADIWHSLGITARALGDDKKAENALRRALEKEPAHEATLQALVELGGQRGDWKMVVEAKRGQVERAPDALKAKLLDEIGDIQRGKLKDAAAAIGAYLEAQRLAPGGHALLHKLLDAYGEQKQWRRAVEVLDQLAALETAPARRAKYHYAAAVIARDELADVEVAVERFNLALDDAPAMPKAFEAIDKLLTDSHDWKGLARAVRRHLKRLGDDAEPERTLELWTRLGDLYLDHLANSELAIEAYEIAAQLDPDNHTRHEQLADLYLEAGEARRGDAIAELQQLLTFAPDRVEVYKALSNLYKDENELDKAWCLAQALVFLGAASADEKALYLKYRPAQFIPATRRLTEELWGKSIIHPDEDRAVGAIFASTLGALAGTTAQPPTAFGLDGSARVDLEADNRLPARVVKYAAGVLALDPTPMLWFDGGDGVRVANTVDRGKLAPSILCGQGARTDERELAFEVGKHLAYLRPERFVTYALASVPKVENAFNAALLAAGTRPPGESSDDAVKLAAVVKKGVPGPLLEQVAVLAGKLGDRLGNGLVTTWRSATDLTANRVGLILANDLETAAKMVATETSTTSNLTVKDRLRELLAFAASEQYFTVRRHLGLTVRAEASA; from the coding sequence ATGCCAGAGCACACGATCCCCGAGTCTCTCGTCGAAGCGATCAAGGCAGGGCGCGCGGCCCTCGTCGTCGGCGCGGGAATCGGCGTACCTTCCTGGAAGCAGCTCCTCGAGCGGATGAACAAGGAGCTCGACGGCCGAGGCCACGAGGGCGACAAGGAGTCCGTCAAGGACCTCGACAAGCTGCTGCACAAGGGCAACCTCGTGCGCGCGGTCGGGTTCCTGGCTCGCGCCCTGGGCGAGGAGACCTGCGACGAGCTGGTCAAGGACACCTGGAAGACGCCGGAGGAGACGCCGGCGATCGCCAAGGCGATCGCCGAGCTGCCGTTCCGCCACGTCTGGACCACGTTCCCCGGCGACGTGCTCGAGCAGGCGCTGATCGCGCACCGGCCCGAGGGCTGGCCCGAGTCGAAGGTCGTCACCTACCAGGAGCTGGGCGGGCTGTCGCGGCGGCGCCGCGCGGTCGTGAAGATGCTCGGCAACTTCGACACCTACGTGGTCACGCCGCGGTCGGTGCGGCGCGCGCTGTCGCGGGCCGTCGACCTGCGCGACTACGCGCGCGAGCTGTACGTCGAGGGCACGCTCGTGTTCGTCGGCTTCCGCTTCGGCGATCCCGATCTGTCGGCGCTGCTCGATCGCGTGTTCGGCATGTTCGAGCCGCCGCAGAACGCGCACTACTTCCTCGGCGCCGGCATGGGCCCGGTGACCGTCGACGAGCTCATGGCCGAGCACCACATCCACGTGGTCAACCTGGCCGGCAAGGGCGGCGACGACACCGCCGAGAAGAGCGTGATCGACTGGCTCGAGGCGGTGCGCGACGCCTGCACCGCCGCCGGCGTGACGCTGGCCGAGACCCGGCCCGACGCCGACGACCTCGACGGCTGGCTGGCGCTGCTGGGCGACAACGATCCCGAGGCCCGCGACGCGGTCGACGTGATCGAGCGGACCGCGCGCGACGCCAAGGACGGCGACCGCATCGTCGAGGTGTTGCTGGGCCGGCTCGAGCTGGCCGAGGAGCCCACCGCCAAGGCCGCGCTCTTGCGCGAGGTCGCGACGGTCTACGAGCAGCTGTCGGGCGACCTCAAGCACGCGTTCGAGGCGCTGACCGGTGCCATCCACCTCGACCCGGCCGACGACGCCGTCGTCGCCGAGGCCGAGCGCCTCGCGGCCGCGACCGGCGGCTGGACCGACCTGGTGAGCGAGGCCTCGGAGCTGACCACCGAGCTGACCGACCCGGCGCTGGCGTCGCGCTGGTGGACCCGGCTGGGCGTGTGGTATGGGCTCAAGCTCGATCGCGCCGACTACGCGCTGCCGTCGCTGCGGCGGGCGCTCGAGCTCGACGTCACCAACCTGGGCGCGCACCACGCGCTGGCCGAGCACCTGCGGCGGCAGCAGAAGTGGGCCGAGCTGGCCGACGCGCTCGGCGCCACGATCGAGCACGAGGCCGCCGACGCCGCCAAGCTCGATCTCTACATCCAGCTCGGCGATCTGCTCGAGAGCCAGCTGGTCCAGACCGCCAAGGCGGTCGAGGCCTACGAGGCCGCGGCCGCGCTCGGCGACGGCGCGACGCCCGGGCTCGATGACGCGCTGGCCGCGCTCGAGCGCCTGTACCGCAAGGACGAGAAGTGGGCCCGGCTGGCCAAGGTGCTCGAGCGCCGGGCCGAGGCCCTCGACGACACCGGCCAGGACGGCCGCGCGACCGCGGTCCGGCACGAGCTGGCCACGCTCCGGGCCGAGAAGCTCGGCGACCTCGAGGGCGCGATCACGCGCTACGAGGCCGCGCTCGCGAAGGACGGCGCCGATCGCGACGCGCTCAAGGCGCTCGTCGATCTGTACGACAAGACCGGCCGCTCCGACGACTACCTGCGCACGCTCGAGCGCCTGGCCAAGGTCGCGCCCGAGGGCGAGCGCCTGGCGTCCCTGCGCAAGGTCGCGGCCGAGCTCGAGGACAAGGACGGCGCGGCCGACCGCGCGATCGCGGCGTACCAGGCGATCCTCGACCTCGACGCCGGGGCCGACGACGCCTACCGCGGGCTCGGGCGGATGCTCCGCGCCGCCGCCCGCTGGTACGACCTGACCGCGCTGCTCGAGCGCCACGTCGCCGCCGCCAAGAACCCGGTGCAGCGGATCGAGCTGTACCAGGAGGCCGCGGTCGTCTTCGAGCAGGAGCTCGACGATCCTCACCGGGCGATCGAGGCGTACCTCAACGCCCTGGCGATCGACGACAGCAGCCGCGCGGCGCTGATCGCGCTGCCGCGCCTGTACAAGCGCACCGAGGCCTGGGAGAAGGCGGTCGCGACCCTGACCCGCCACGCCGAGCTCGAGGGCAACCGCGGCGCGGCGCTGTGGGCCGAGGCCGGCGCGCTGGCGCTGTCCGAGCAGGACGATCGCGAGAGCGCCGAGCGCTACCTCGACAAGGCCCTGGCGATCGACGGCGATCACCTGGGCGCGCTGCGGTCGCTGGCCGAGGTCGACGAGGCCAAGGGCTCGTGGTCGAGCGCGCTCGATCACCTGCTCCGGGCCGAGGCGGTCGCGCCCCAGCGCACCGATCGGATCGACCTGCTGGGCCGCGCGGCCGAGATCTGCGATCAGCGCCTCGAGGATCCCGCGCGCGCGCTCGGCCTGCTCGAGCGCGTGCTCAAGCTCGATCCCGATCACGTCGCCGCCGGCGAGAAGGTCGCCGATCGCCTGGTCGCGGCTGAGCGCTGGGACGACGCGCTGCCGGTGCTCGAGATGCTGGCGCGCCGGTCCGAGGGCGGCGATCGCCTCGAGCGCGGCCGGCGGCAGGCCCAGCTCGGCACCGCCTACGAGCACCTGCACCGGACCGAGAAGGCCGCGCGCCACTACCGGCTCGCGGTCGACGCCGACCCCGACAACCTCGCGGCCGCGCTCGGCCTCGCGGGCACGCTCCTGACCGAGGCCCAGGCGGCCGAGGGCAGCGCCACCGAGGGCAGCGAGGAGCGCTGGAAGGAGGTCGACAAGCGCTACCGCGAGATCCTGGCGCGGTTCCGCACCGGCCTCGCCGACGGCGAGGTCGCCGACATCTGGCACTCGCTCGGCATCACCGCGCGCGCGCTCGGCGACGACAAGAAGGCCGAGAACGCGCTGCGGCGCGCGCTCGAGAAGGAGCCCGCCCACGAGGCCACGCTGCAGGCGCTGGTCGAGCTCGGCGGCCAGCGCGGCGACTGGAAGATGGTGGTCGAGGCCAAGCGCGGCCAGGTCGAGCGCGCCCCCGACGCGCTCAAGGCCAAGCTGCTCGACGAGATCGGCGACATCCAGCGCGGCAAGCTCAAGGACGCGGCCGCGGCGATCGGCGCCTACCTCGAGGCCCAGCGCCTGGCGCCGGGCGGCCACGCGCTCCTGCACAAGCTGCTCGACGCCTACGGCGAGCAGAAGCAGTGGCGGCGCGCGGTCGAGGTGCTCGATCAGCTCGCGGCGCTCGAGACCGCGCCGGCGCGGCGCGCGAAGTACCACTACGCCGCCGCGGTGATCGCGCGCGACGAGCTGGCCGACGTCGAGGTCGCGGTCGAGCGCTTCAACCTGGCGCTCGACGACGCGCCGGCGATGCCCAAGGCGTTCGAGGCCATCGACAAGCTGCTCACCGACAGTCACGACTGGAAGGGTCTGGCCCGGGCGGTGCGGCGCCACCTCAAGCGGCTCGGCGACGACGCCGAGCCCGAGCGCACGCTCGAGCTGTGGACCCGGCTCGGCGATCTGTACCTCGATCACCTCGCCAACAGCGAGCTGGCGATCGAGGCCTACGAGATCGCGGCCCAGCTCGACCCCGACAACCACACCCGCCACGAGCAGCTCGCCGACCTGTACCTCGAGGCCGGCGAGGCCCGCCGCGGCGACGCGATCGCCGAGCTGCAGCAGCTCTTGACCTTCGCGCCCGACCGGGTCGAGGTCTACAAGGCGCTGTCGAACCTGTACAAGGACGAGAACGAGCTCGACAAGGCCTGGTGCCTGGCCCAGGCCCTGGTGTTCCTGGGCGCGGCCAGCGCCGACGAGAAGGCCCTGTACCTGAAGTACCGGCCGGCCCAGTTCATCCCGGCCACCCGCCGGCTGACCGAGGAGCTGTGGGGCAAGTCGATCATCCACCCTGACGAGGACCGCGCGGTCGGGGCGATCTTCGCGTCGACGCTCGGCGCCCTGGCCGGGACCACGGCCCAGCCGCCGACCGCGTTCGGGCTCGACGGCTCGGCCCGGGTCGATCTCGAGGCCGACAACCGGCTGCCGGCGCGGGTCGTCAAGTACGCCGCCGGCGTGCTCGCGCTCGATCCGACCCCGATGCTGTGGTTCGACGGCGGCGACGGCGTGCGCGTCGCCAACACCGTCGACCGCGGCAAGCTGGCGCCGTCGATCCTGTGCGGGCAGGGCGCGCGCACCGACGAGCGCGAGCTGGCGTTCGAGGTCGGCAAGCACCTCGCGTACCTGCGGCCCGAGCGGTTCGTCACCTACGCGCTCGCCAGCGTGCCCAAGGTCGAGAACGCGTTCAACGCGGCGCTGCTGGCCGCGGGCACGCGGCCGCCCGGCGAGTCGAGCGACGACGCCGTCAAGCTGGCCGCCGTGGTCAAGAAGGGCGTGCCGGGGCCGCTGCTCGAGCAGGTGGCGGTGCTGGCCGGCAAGCTGGGCGACCGGCTCGGCAACGGCCTGGTCACGACCTGGCGCAGCGCCACCGACCTGACCGCGAACCGGGTCGGCCTGATCCTCGCCAACGACCTCGAGACCGCGGCCAAGATGGTGGCGACCGAGACCTCGACGACGTCCAACCTGACCGTCAAGGATCGCCTGCGCGAGCTGCTGGCGTTCGCGGCGTCCGAGCAGTACTTCACCGTCCGCCGGCACCTGGGGCTGACCGTGCGGGCGGAGGCGTCGGCGTGA
- a CDS encoding aspartate aminotransferase family protein, whose product MTDSMPPRTDAAWLDAHWMPFTGNREFKANPRMIVAAEGAYYTDVHGKQILDGLSGLWCAGLGHGRREIVEAIQRQAATLDYAPAFQYGHPASFALANKLKELTPAGLDYVFFTGSGSESADTSLKMARAYWRARGQGTKTRLIGREKGYHGVNFGGISVGGIAGNRKAYGQGIEADHLPHTQLGGFHRGMPAQGAELADDLLKLIALHDASNIAAVIVEPMAGSAGVIPPPVGYLQRLRDICTKHDILLIFDEVITGFGRVGAYTGAEAFGVTPDIMNVAKQVTNGTQPLGAVIASKHIYDTFMAAGGPAYMLEFAHGYTYSAHPIACAAGVAALELLVKDRAVERVRELAPYWEDAVHSLKGAPHVTDIRNYGLAAGFSIAAAPGEPAKRPFEIAMACLANGVYVRYGGDTIQLAPPFIVEKNEIDTIVSVLGDALAHVA is encoded by the coding sequence ATGACCGACTCCATGCCCCCGCGCACCGACGCCGCCTGGCTCGACGCCCACTGGATGCCCTTCACCGGCAACCGCGAGTTCAAGGCCAACCCTCGCATGATCGTCGCCGCCGAGGGCGCGTACTACACCGACGTCCACGGCAAGCAGATCCTCGACGGGCTCAGCGGCCTGTGGTGCGCCGGCCTGGGCCACGGCCGCCGCGAGATCGTCGAGGCGATCCAGCGCCAGGCCGCGACCCTCGACTACGCGCCGGCGTTCCAGTACGGCCACCCGGCCTCGTTCGCGCTCGCGAACAAGCTCAAGGAGCTGACCCCGGCCGGGCTCGACTACGTGTTCTTCACCGGCTCGGGCTCCGAGTCGGCCGACACCTCGCTCAAGATGGCGCGCGCCTACTGGCGGGCCCGGGGCCAGGGCACCAAGACCCGCCTGATCGGACGCGAGAAGGGCTACCACGGCGTCAACTTCGGCGGCATCTCCGTCGGCGGCATCGCCGGCAACCGCAAGGCCTACGGCCAGGGCATCGAGGCCGATCACCTGCCGCACACCCAGCTCGGCGGCTTCCACCGCGGCATGCCGGCCCAGGGCGCCGAGCTGGCCGACGATCTGCTCAAGCTGATCGCGCTCCACGACGCGTCGAACATCGCCGCGGTGATCGTCGAGCCGATGGCGGGCTCGGCCGGGGTCATCCCGCCGCCGGTCGGCTACCTGCAGCGGCTGCGGGACATCTGCACCAAGCACGACATCCTGCTGATCTTCGACGAGGTCATCACCGGGTTCGGCCGGGTCGGCGCGTACACCGGCGCCGAGGCTTTCGGCGTCACCCCCGACATCATGAACGTCGCCAAGCAGGTCACCAACGGCACCCAGCCGCTGGGCGCGGTGATCGCGTCCAAGCACATCTACGACACGTTCATGGCCGCCGGCGGCCCGGCGTACATGCTCGAGTTCGCGCACGGCTACACCTACTCGGCCCACCCGATCGCCTGCGCCGCGGGCGTCGCCGCGCTCGAGCTCCTGGTCAAGGACCGCGCGGTCGAGCGCGTGCGCGAGCTGGCGCCGTACTGGGAGGACGCGGTCCACAGCCTCAAGGGCGCGCCGCACGTCACCGACATCCGCAACTACGGCCTCGCCGCCGGCTTCTCGATCGCCGCGGCGCCGGGCGAGCCGGCCAAGCGCCCGTTCGAGATCGCGATGGCGTGCCTCGCCAACGGCGTCTACGTCCGCTACGGCGGCGACACGATCCAGCTCGCGCCGCCGTTCATCGTCGAGAAGAACGAGATCGACACGATCGTCAGCGTCCTCGGCGACGCGCTCGCCCACGTCGCGTAG
- a CDS encoding ATP-binding protein → MSLLPVRLDDLIHARTVESVRIDFKVGWNDVIRASVVQTIAAFANDFQGLNGGYVVLGIAEVGGQPVLPPAGLDDLDLEKVQQQIRVACERIEPPYQPRVVPERFQDKAIIVIYAPLGDARPYQAPSDVAKGAARQYYVRIGPETLAAKPSVLTQLHERTARVPFDERRRVDVALAAISPRLLARYLQDVGSDLAADADALDVSDVLRRLRLTGGVNGTEGPRNAALMFFTESPEDYFPGAMIELAQFRDDAGGDLIETRSFRGPVAPGDPDPGLPQRAVRGGRAQGRRRPAGRARGRVPVEGTA, encoded by the coding sequence GTGTCCCTCCTTCCGGTCCGCCTCGATGACCTGATTCACGCTCGCACCGTCGAATCGGTGCGGATCGATTTCAAGGTGGGCTGGAACGACGTCATCCGCGCCAGCGTGGTGCAGACCATCGCGGCGTTCGCGAACGACTTCCAGGGATTGAACGGTGGCTACGTCGTCTTGGGGATCGCCGAGGTCGGCGGTCAACCGGTCCTGCCGCCGGCTGGGCTAGACGACCTCGATCTCGAGAAGGTGCAACAGCAGATCCGGGTCGCGTGTGAGCGGATCGAGCCTCCGTACCAGCCCCGCGTCGTGCCTGAGCGGTTCCAGGACAAGGCGATCATCGTGATCTACGCGCCACTGGGTGATGCTCGGCCGTACCAAGCCCCGAGCGATGTCGCCAAGGGCGCCGCGCGCCAGTACTACGTGCGCATCGGGCCCGAGACGCTCGCGGCCAAGCCGTCGGTGTTGACGCAGTTGCACGAGCGCACCGCGCGGGTGCCGTTCGACGAGCGGCGACGTGTCGACGTCGCGCTGGCGGCGATCTCTCCACGCCTGCTCGCGCGCTATCTGCAGGACGTCGGCAGCGACCTCGCGGCCGATGCCGACGCCCTCGATGTGAGCGACGTGCTGCGCCGACTTCGGCTGACCGGCGGCGTCAACGGCACCGAGGGGCCCCGCAACGCGGCCCTCATGTTCTTCACCGAGTCCCCGGAAGACTACTTCCCCGGGGCGATGATCGAGCTCGCGCAGTTTCGGGACGATGCTGGCGGCGACCTCATCGAGACGCGGTCGTTTCGCGGGCCTGTCGCACCAGGTGACCCAGACCCTGGACTACCTCAGCGGGCTGTTCGGGGAGGTCGTGCGCAAGGTCGCCGACGACCCGCAGGTCGAGCGCGTGGTCGCGTACCCGTCGAAGGCACTGCGTGA
- a CDS encoding CoA-acylating methylmalonate-semialdehyde dehydrogenase, which yields MTTETIIPHWIDGQADPRPSERHGDVFNPATGAVQARVALATPAVVDQAVASAKAAAATWTSASLAKRTKVMFAFRELVDRHKVEIAAILTREHGKVPSDALGEVNRGLEVIEFACGIAQLQKGELSENVSTEVDSYSIRQPLGVVAGITPFNFPAMVPMWMFPIAIACGNTFVLKPSERDPSAANFCAELLRDAGLPPGVFTVVHGDKVAVDRLLEHPDVAAVSFVGSTPIARYIYETGTRHGKRVQALGGAKNHMIVLPDADMDLAADAAVGAGYGSAGERCMAISMVVAVGGAADKLIPKMLERIAKLKTGPGSDPTSEMGPLITRVHRDKVAGYVDAGVADGAALLADGRGLKVPGHEDGFFLGPCLFDQVKPSMSIYQDEIFGPVLGVTRVDTYDQALALVNGSVYANGVALFTNDGGAARKFQHEVEVGMVGINVPIPVPMSYYSFGGWKASLFGDLHMYGTDGVRFYTRGKVITSRWPDPRHRGVDLGFPQNR from the coding sequence ATGACCACCGAGACCATCATCCCGCACTGGATCGACGGCCAGGCCGACCCGCGGCCCAGCGAGCGCCACGGCGACGTGTTCAACCCCGCGACCGGCGCGGTGCAGGCCCGGGTCGCGCTCGCCACGCCGGCGGTGGTCGATCAGGCGGTGGCCTCGGCCAAGGCCGCGGCCGCGACCTGGACCAGCGCGTCGTTGGCCAAGCGCACCAAGGTCATGTTCGCGTTCCGCGAGCTGGTCGATCGCCACAAGGTCGAGATCGCCGCGATCCTCACCCGCGAGCACGGCAAGGTGCCGTCGGACGCGCTGGGCGAGGTCAACCGCGGCCTCGAGGTCATCGAGTTCGCGTGCGGCATCGCCCAGCTCCAGAAGGGCGAGCTGTCCGAGAACGTCTCGACCGAGGTCGACAGCTACTCGATCCGCCAGCCGCTGGGCGTCGTCGCCGGCATCACGCCGTTCAACTTCCCGGCGATGGTGCCGATGTGGATGTTCCCGATCGCGATCGCGTGCGGCAACACGTTCGTGCTCAAGCCGTCAGAGCGCGACCCGTCGGCCGCCAACTTCTGCGCCGAGCTGCTGCGCGACGCCGGCCTGCCGCCGGGCGTGTTCACCGTGGTCCACGGTGACAAGGTGGCCGTGGATCGCCTGCTCGAGCACCCCGACGTCGCCGCGGTGTCGTTCGTCGGCTCGACGCCGATCGCCCGCTACATCTACGAGACCGGCACCCGGCACGGCAAGCGGGTGCAGGCGCTGGGCGGCGCCAAGAACCACATGATCGTGCTGCCCGACGCCGACATGGACCTGGCCGCCGACGCCGCGGTCGGGGCCGGCTACGGCTCGGCCGGCGAGCGGTGCATGGCGATCTCGATGGTGGTCGCGGTCGGCGGCGCCGCCGACAAGCTCATCCCCAAGATGCTCGAGCGCATCGCCAAGCTCAAGACCGGCCCCGGCTCGGACCCGACGTCCGAGATGGGCCCGCTGATCACCCGCGTGCACCGCGACAAGGTCGCCGGCTACGTCGACGCCGGCGTCGCCGACGGCGCGGCGCTCCTGGCCGACGGCCGCGGGCTCAAGGTGCCCGGCCACGAGGACGGGTTCTTCCTCGGCCCGTGCCTGTTCGATCAGGTCAAGCCGTCGATGTCGATCTACCAGGACGAGATCTTCGGCCCGGTGCTGGGCGTGACCCGCGTCGACACCTACGATCAGGCGCTCGCGCTGGTCAACGGCAGCGTCTACGCCAACGGCGTGGCGCTGTTCACCAACGACGGCGGCGCCGCCCGCAAGTTCCAGCACGAGGTCGAGGTCGGCATGGTCGGCATCAACGTGCCCATCCCGGTGCCGATGTCCTACTACTCGTTCGGCGGCTGGAAGGCGTCGCTGTTCGGCGACCTGCACATGTACGGCACCGACGGCGTGCGCTTCTACACCCGCGGCAAGGTCATCACCAGCCGCTGGCCCGACCCGCGCCACCGCGGCGTCGACCTCGGGTTCCCGCAGAACCGCTGA
- the preA gene encoding NAD-dependent dihydropyrimidine dehydrogenase subunit PreA: MNFDNPFLLGSGPPGTNGKVIARSYDLGWGGMVCKTFSLDASKVINTAPRYAKVRAKGSDEVIGFQNIELISDRPYEDWLDDLKQLKKNYPNKILIASIMEEYRKEAWQQIVREVQLTGVDGFEMNLSCPHGLPERKMGMAMGENPDIVEEVVGWVKEVSTIPVWAKMTPNVGNPTVPAASALRAGADGIAMINTILSVSGIDMKTLRPTPTVEGHSVPGGYSGQCVRPIALRQVMEVARANPGVEISGMGGIETGADAAQFMLLGASTVQVCTGAMLRGYEIIAQLKDELAKFMTDHSFANIREFQGKSLPYFTTHHDLVDRQKSARDAKEAARGRSNRDAETWKGDISKETATLVTD, translated from the coding sequence ATGAACTTCGACAACCCGTTCCTGCTCGGATCGGGCCCGCCCGGCACCAACGGCAAGGTCATCGCTCGGTCCTACGACCTCGGCTGGGGCGGCATGGTCTGCAAGACCTTCTCGCTCGACGCCAGCAAGGTCATCAACACCGCGCCGCGCTACGCCAAGGTCCGCGCCAAGGGCAGCGACGAGGTGATCGGCTTCCAGAACATCGAGCTGATCAGCGATCGGCCGTACGAGGACTGGCTCGACGACCTCAAGCAGCTCAAGAAGAACTACCCGAACAAGATCCTGATCGCCTCGATCATGGAGGAGTACCGCAAGGAGGCCTGGCAGCAGATCGTGCGCGAGGTCCAGCTGACCGGCGTCGACGGCTTCGAGATGAACCTGTCGTGCCCGCACGGCCTGCCCGAGCGCAAGATGGGCATGGCGATGGGCGAGAACCCCGACATCGTCGAGGAGGTCGTCGGCTGGGTGAAGGAGGTCTCGACCATCCCGGTGTGGGCCAAGATGACGCCCAACGTCGGCAACCCGACCGTGCCGGCCGCCTCGGCCCTGCGCGCCGGCGCCGACGGCATCGCGATGATCAACACGATCCTCTCGGTCAGCGGCATCGACATGAAGACGCTGCGGCCGACGCCGACCGTCGAGGGCCACAGCGTGCCCGGCGGCTACTCGGGCCAGTGCGTGCGCCCGATCGCGCTGCGCCAGGTCATGGAGGTCGCGCGCGCCAACCCCGGCGTCGAGATCAGCGGCATGGGCGGCATCGAGACCGGCGCCGACGCCGCGCAGTTCATGCTGCTGGGCGCGTCGACGGTCCAGGTCTGCACCGGCGCGATGCTGCGCGGCTACGAGATCATCGCCCAGCTCAAGGACGAGCTGGCGAAGTTCATGACCGATCACAGCTTCGCGAACATCCGCGAGTTCCAGGGCAAGAGCCTGCCGTACTTCACGACCCACCACGACCTCGTCGATCGGCAGAAGTCGGCGCGCGACGCCAAGGAGGCCGCGCGCGGCCGCTCGAACCGCGACGCCGAGACCTGGAAGGGCGACATCTCCAAGGAGACCGCGACGCTGGTCACGGACTGA
- a CDS encoding acyltransferase, whose translation MARKVISGLIQASNPINDESRPVAEIQAAMLEKHLPMIHDAGKQGVQILCLQEIFNGPYFCPGQDRRWYDAAEPCPGPLTELMSGIARQYQMAIVLPIYEREQAGIYYNTAAIIDADGSYLGKYRKTHIPQTSGFWEKYFFRPGNLGYPVFKTRYATIGAYICYDRHFPEGARALGLAGAEIVYNPSATVAGLSQHLWKIEQPAHAIANGYYVGAINRVGTEAPWNVGKFYGNSYFVNPRGEIIACGSEDDDELVVAELDLDLIEEVRRTWQFFRDRRPDAYGPLTEQ comes from the coding sequence ATGGCGCGCAAAGTCATCTCCGGCCTGATCCAGGCCAGCAACCCGATCAACGACGAGTCCCGGCCGGTCGCCGAGATCCAGGCGGCGATGCTCGAGAAGCACCTGCCGATGATCCACGACGCCGGCAAGCAGGGCGTCCAGATCCTCTGCCTGCAGGAGATCTTCAACGGCCCGTACTTCTGCCCCGGCCAGGACCGGCGCTGGTACGACGCCGCCGAGCCGTGCCCAGGGCCGCTGACCGAGCTGATGAGCGGCATCGCCCGGCAGTACCAGATGGCGATCGTGCTGCCGATCTACGAGCGCGAGCAGGCCGGCATCTACTACAACACCGCCGCGATCATCGACGCCGACGGCAGCTACCTCGGCAAGTACCGCAAGACCCACATCCCGCAGACCTCGGGCTTCTGGGAGAAGTACTTCTTCCGCCCGGGCAACCTGGGCTACCCGGTGTTCAAGACCCGGTACGCGACGATCGGCGCGTACATCTGCTACGACCGCCACTTCCCCGAGGGCGCGCGCGCGCTGGGCCTCGCCGGCGCCGAGATCGTCTACAACCCGTCGGCGACCGTGGCCGGGCTGTCGCAGCACCTGTGGAAGATCGAGCAGCCGGCCCACGCGATCGCCAACGGCTACTACGTCGGCGCGATCAACCGGGTCGGCACCGAGGCGCCGTGGAACGTCGGCAAGTTCTACGGCAACTCGTACTTCGTGAACCCGCGCGGCGAGATCATCGCGTGCGGCTCCGAGGACGATGACGAGCTGGTCGTGGCCGAGCTCGACCTCGATCTGATCGAGGAGGTCCGCCGCACCTGGCAGTTCTTCCGCGACCGGCGCCCCGACGCCTACGGCCCGCTGACCGAGCAGTAG
- a CDS encoding DUF2809 domain-containing protein: protein MTRRRRMATLALAALALGAASWAWGALAWPGRALVRGHLGDVAATALVYALVALGGVRRGWCAATALAVALTIELGQIVAGGHAGSARALVLGARFDPYDLIAYAAGVVLAMTWDRASPTRAPAR, encoded by the coding sequence GTGACCCGACGCCGACGCATGGCGACGCTGGCGCTGGCGGCGCTGGCGCTGGGCGCGGCGTCGTGGGCCTGGGGCGCGCTGGCGTGGCCGGGGCGGGCGCTGGTCCGCGGGCACCTGGGCGACGTGGCGGCGACCGCGCTGGTGTACGCGCTGGTCGCGCTCGGCGGCGTCCGCCGGGGCTGGTGCGCCGCGACCGCGCTCGCGGTCGCCCTGACGATCGAGCTCGGCCAGATCGTCGCCGGCGGTCACGCCGGGTCCGCGCGGGCGCTGGTGCTCGGCGCCCGCTTCGATCCCTACGACCTGATCGCGTACGCCGCGGGCGTGGTGCTGGCGATGACCTGGGATCGCGCGAGTCCCACCAGGGCCCCAGCGCGCTGA